In the genome of Myroides phaeus, one region contains:
- the rfbA gene encoding glucose-1-phosphate thymidylyltransferase RfbA — MKGIILAGGAGTRLHPLTLAVSKQLLPIYDKPMIYYPLSVLMLAGIREILIISTPRDLPNFKNLFGDGSQLGISLSYAEQPNPDGLAQAFIIGKEFIGNDDVCLILGDNIFYGAGLQVMLKESIRIVTEDQKAVVFGYYVDDPERYGVVDFDKEGNVISIEEKPALPKSNYAVVGLYFYPNSVVQKAKDIKPSKRGEIEITDLNLKYLKQEQLKLIPMGRGFAWLDTGTHESLTEATEFVKTLEKRTSLKIACLEEIALLNKWVLKRQVEDSIKNLKGDYYAYIQKVLNRIE, encoded by the coding sequence ATGAAAGGAATAATATTAGCAGGTGGAGCAGGAACGCGATTACACCCCTTAACATTGGCGGTGTCTAAGCAATTGTTGCCTATTTATGATAAGCCAATGATTTATTATCCATTGTCAGTATTGATGTTGGCAGGGATAAGGGAAATTTTAATTATATCTACACCAAGAGATTTACCAAACTTTAAAAACTTATTTGGAGATGGTAGTCAATTGGGAATTTCACTAAGTTATGCAGAGCAACCAAATCCTGACGGATTAGCACAAGCTTTTATAATTGGTAAGGAGTTTATAGGAAACGATGATGTCTGTTTGATATTAGGAGATAATATTTTTTATGGTGCAGGTTTACAAGTAATGTTAAAGGAATCAATTCGCATAGTTACAGAAGATCAGAAAGCTGTTGTTTTTGGTTATTATGTTGACGATCCAGAACGATATGGGGTAGTTGATTTTGATAAAGAAGGGAATGTGATATCAATTGAAGAAAAGCCCGCTTTACCTAAATCAAACTATGCAGTCGTTGGGTTATATTTCTATCCTAATTCTGTCGTTCAAAAAGCTAAAGATATAAAGCCTTCAAAAAGAGGTGAAATAGAAATAACTGACTTGAATCTTAAATATCTTAAGCAAGAGCAATTAAAGTTGATTCCGATGGGACGTGGTTTTGCTTGGTTAGATACTGGTACTCACGAATCATTGACAGAAGCCACGGAATTCGTTAAAACATTAGAAAAGCGAACAAGTTTAAAAATCGCTTGTTTAGAAGAAATTGCCTTGCTAAATAAGTGGGTTTTAAAAAGGCAAGTGGAAGATTCAATAAAAAATCTCAAAGGAGATTATTACGCATATATCCAAAAAGTACTCAATCGAATTGAGTAG
- the rfbB gene encoding dTDP-glucose 4,6-dehydratase has protein sequence MKKIVITGGAGFIGSHVVRQFVLNYPNYQIYNLDALTYAGNLENLRDIENAPNYTFVKGDITDEQFINELFQQEQFDGVIHLAAESHVDRSITDPLAFVRTNVIGTVNLLQAFKGLWQGNFEGKRFYHVSTDEVYGSLGETGFFYETTAYDPNSPYSASKASSDHFVRAYGETYGMPYVISNCSNNYGPNHFPEKLIPLCIHNIINKKPLPIYGNGKYTRDWLYVIDHARAIDDVFHKGGNAETYNIGGFNEWQNIDLVRELCKQMDTVLGREVGESEQLITYVKDRPGHDLRYAIDATKINKELGWKPSVTFPEGLAKTIEWYMNNQQWLENVTSGAYADYYKEQYK, from the coding sequence ATGAAAAAGATTGTAATCACAGGAGGAGCTGGATTTATCGGTTCACACGTAGTAAGACAGTTCGTATTGAACTATCCTAATTACCAAATATATAATTTGGATGCCTTGACGTATGCAGGTAATTTAGAAAATCTGAGAGACATTGAAAATGCACCAAACTATACGTTTGTAAAAGGAGATATTACAGATGAGCAATTTATCAATGAATTGTTTCAACAAGAACAATTTGATGGGGTTATTCACCTGGCAGCAGAATCTCACGTAGATAGATCAATTACAGATCCGTTGGCATTTGTGAGAACAAATGTAATCGGTACGGTTAATTTATTACAGGCATTTAAAGGTCTTTGGCAAGGTAATTTTGAAGGAAAGCGTTTTTACCACGTTAGTACAGATGAAGTATATGGCTCGTTAGGAGAAACAGGTTTCTTTTATGAAACAACAGCTTATGATCCAAATTCGCCTTATTCAGCCTCTAAAGCAAGTTCAGATCACTTTGTACGTGCGTATGGAGAAACGTATGGTATGCCGTATGTAATTAGTAATTGCTCTAATAACTACGGACCAAACCACTTTCCAGAAAAGTTGATTCCCCTGTGTATTCACAATATCATCAATAAAAAACCATTGCCTATTTACGGAAATGGAAAATATACTCGTGATTGGTTGTATGTAATAGACCACGCAAGAGCGATAGACGATGTATTTCACAAAGGAGGAAATGCGGAAACATATAATATTGGTGGATTCAACGAATGGCAAAACATCGACTTAGTTCGTGAGTTATGTAAACAAATGGACACAGTATTAGGTCGTGAAGTAGGAGAAAGTGAGCAGTTGATTACGTATGTGAAAGACAGACCAGGGCACGACTTACGCTATGCCATTGACGCAACTAAAATCAATAAGGAATTAGGATGGAAACCATCTGTTACGTTCCCAGAAGGATTAGCAAAAACAATAGAGTGGTATATGAATAATCAACAGTGGTTAGAGAATGTAACCAGTGGTGCTTATGCAGATTACTATAAAGAACAGTATAAATAA
- the wecC gene encoding UDP-N-acetyl-D-mannosamine dehydrogenase: protein MKNTQVVTIGLGYIGLPTSALIAQNKIGVHGVDISQHVVDTINAGKIHIVEPDLDKAVAEAVAEGYLKAATTPIEANTYLVVVPTPFKGNHEPDISYVKAATTAIMPLLKEGDLYIIESTSPVGTTEKMMEYIFTERPELEGKIYLAYCPERVLPGNVMHELVHNDRVIGGVNEESTQKAIAFYSQFVQGTLHPTNARTAEMCKLTENSSRDVQIAFANELSLICDRAGINVWELIELANKHPRVNILQPGCGVGGHCIAVDPYFIVSEFPMESRIIAQAREINNYKSFWCAEKVKTTRLEFELTKGRQPVIAIMGLAFKPNIDDLRESPAIHIAERVLQDSGDADMYIVEPNVHEHKVFKLTDYKVAVEKADIIVFLVAHNEFKELKLTDDKVVLDFCGIKK, encoded by the coding sequence ATGAAAAATACACAAGTAGTAACAATTGGTTTAGGGTACATCGGATTGCCAACTTCTGCTTTGATTGCACAAAATAAAATAGGAGTTCACGGAGTTGATATTTCACAACACGTTGTGGATACAATTAACGCAGGTAAAATTCACATTGTAGAACCAGATTTAGATAAGGCAGTGGCTGAGGCTGTAGCAGAAGGTTATTTAAAAGCAGCTACTACACCAATTGAAGCCAATACATATTTAGTCGTAGTTCCAACTCCTTTTAAAGGAAATCACGAGCCAGATATTTCTTATGTAAAAGCTGCTACTACAGCTATTATGCCTTTGTTAAAAGAAGGTGATTTGTATATTATAGAATCTACTTCTCCTGTTGGAACAACTGAAAAAATGATGGAATACATTTTTACAGAAAGACCAGAATTAGAAGGAAAAATATATTTAGCATATTGTCCTGAGCGTGTATTACCAGGAAATGTAATGCACGAATTAGTTCACAATGACCGTGTAATTGGTGGAGTGAACGAAGAATCAACTCAAAAAGCAATTGCTTTTTACAGTCAATTTGTACAAGGAACATTACACCCAACAAATGCACGTACAGCTGAGATGTGTAAATTAACAGAAAACTCTTCTCGTGATGTTCAGATTGCCTTTGCAAATGAGTTGTCATTAATTTGTGATAGAGCGGGTATTAATGTTTGGGAATTAATAGAATTAGCCAATAAACATCCACGTGTAAATATTTTACAACCAGGATGTGGGGTAGGAGGACATTGTATCGCAGTAGATCCATATTTTATTGTTTCTGAATTCCCTATGGAATCTCGTATTATCGCACAAGCAAGAGAGATTAATAATTATAAATCATTTTGGTGTGCTGAAAAAGTAAAAACAACTCGTTTAGAGTTTGAATTGACAAAAGGGCGTCAACCTGTGATTGCGATTATGGGATTAGCATTTAAACCAAATATCGATGATTTACGTGAGTCTCCTGCTATTCATATCGCTGAACGTGTATTGCAAGATTCAGGAGATGCGGATATGTATATTGTAGAGCCTAATGTACACGAACACAAAGTGTTTAAATTAACAGACTATAAAGTAGCTGTTGAGAAAGCGGATATCATTGTGTTTTTAGTTGCTCATAATGAGTTTAAAGAATTAAAATTAACTGATGATAAAGTAGTTTTAGATTTTTGTGGTATTAAGAAGTAA